In Daphnia magna isolate NIES linkage group LG7, ASM2063170v1.1, whole genome shotgun sequence, a single genomic region encodes these proteins:
- the LOC116927209 gene encoding uncharacterized protein LOC116927209 yields the protein MASSLREPSVLPLLKILFSLSVILIMTDASTPKIGDKRVGFKKNVNIARQWTCKNPQPRLVYVGQMEDYAAPNVVYLPSALLVHRCDDSAGCCLTPGQTCSSVEHLEELVSFVVHAVVSSDAHGPHHQHASHGIKKREKKVTVSINNHTQCECVGRNNLRARRSSFVHRIGVNAH from the exons atggccTCCTCTTTGCGAGAGCCTTCAGTGCTGCCCTTGTTGAAGATTCTTTTTTCGCTATCTGTGATTCTCATCATGACCGATGCATCAACACCAAAGATCGGTGATAAACGTGTCGGATTCAAGAAGAATGTCAACATCGCCAGACAATGGACGTGCAAGAATCCTCAACCTCGTTTAGTTTACGTCG GACAAATGGAAGATTACGCTGCCCCCAATGTGGTTTACCTGCCGTCGGCTTTGTTAGTTCACCGTTGCGATGATTCGGCCGGTTGTTGTCTGACACCTGGACAGACGTGCTCGTCGGTGGAGCATCTCGAGGAGCTGGTCAGTTTCGTGGTGCACGCCGTCGTGTCTAGCGACGCTCACGGTCCCCACCACCAGCACGCCAGTCACGGCATCAAAAAGAGGGAGAAGAAGGTGACGGTGTCGATTAACAATCACACGCAATGCGAGTGCGTTGGGCGCAATAACCTGCGCGCACGGAGGTCTTCCTTCGTTCACCGCATCGGCGTGAACGCGCACTAA